AGGTCGCCCAGCTCGGCCTCACCATGATGGTGCGCGACAACACGGCCCCCTATGGCACCGCCTTCACGGTCTCCATCGACGGCGTCAAGAACGTCACCACCGGTATTTCCGCCTCCGACCGCGCCGAAACGATCCTTGCCGCCATCGCGGACGACGCCGCCCCGGGAGACCTGTGCACACCCGGGCACATCTTCCCCCTGCGCGCCAGGAACGGCGGCGTGCTCGTGCGCACCGGCCAGACCGAGGGCTCCGTGGACCTGTGCCGGCTGGCGGGGCTCAAGCCCGCCGGCGTGATCTGCGAGATCATGAAGGACGACGGCACCATGG
This Deltaproteobacteria bacterium DNA region includes the following protein-coding sequences:
- the ribB gene encoding 3,4-dihydroxy-2-butanone-4-phosphate synthase; the encoded protein is MPVATIEEALEDIRQGRMVILMDDENRENEGDLTMAAELVTPEAINFMATWGRGLICLPLTEDKVAQLGLTMMVRDNTAPYGTAFTVSIDGVKNVTTGISASDRAETILAAIADDAAPGDLCTPGHIFPLRARNGGVLVRTGQTEGSVDLCRLAGLKPAGVICEIMKDDGTM